Proteins from a single region of Candidatus Zixiibacteriota bacterium:
- a CDS encoding SDR family NAD(P)-dependent oxidoreductase gives MMVIRGSRRRLSGGNRHAILSAMRAGTARKRSEGQSAGRRSALVTGGARGIGRAIAIALAEDGYNVGIVTRKSETAARQVVAACENLGVSAQYWLADLTDADVTEKVAVRFVRQFRRWDVLINNVGDYWWGPLLQMKTDTLRTLLQSNFSVAARLSLIAVKTMRKQSGGRIVNLGYVFADRLQGHPNVAAYQAAKTALLSFSSSLAKVAMADGVTINTVSPGIHHNTVQRPAEPDKVIPAGRLGADEDIIGAVRYFLSLQAAYVTGSHLKVSGGYGV, from the coding sequence ATGATGGTCATTCGCGGCTCACGCAGACGATTGTCCGGCGGGAATCGGCATGCTATACTCTCCGCCATGAGAGCGGGTACCGCACGCAAACGGAGTGAGGGTCAGAGCGCCGGGCGACGCAGCGCCCTGGTCACGGGCGGGGCGCGGGGAATCGGCCGCGCCATCGCCATCGCCCTGGCGGAGGACGGCTACAACGTCGGCATCGTCACACGCAAGAGCGAGACGGCGGCGCGACAAGTCGTCGCCGCCTGTGAGAACCTGGGCGTCTCGGCTCAGTACTGGCTCGCCGATTTGACCGACGCGGACGTCACCGAGAAGGTCGCGGTTCGATTTGTCCGTCAGTTCCGGCGTTGGGACGTTCTCATCAACAATGTCGGAGACTACTGGTGGGGTCCGTTGCTTCAGATGAAGACCGACACGCTGCGGACGCTTTTGCAGTCGAACTTCTCCGTGGCGGCGCGACTGTCGCTCATCGCCGTCAAGACGATGCGCAAGCAGAGTGGGGGGCGCATCGTCAATCTCGGATATGTGTTTGCTGATCGTTTGCAGGGACATCCCAATGTGGCGGCCTACCAGGCGGCGAAGACCGCGCTTCTGTCTTTCTCCTCATCACTGGCCAAGGTCGCGATGGCCGATGGCGTCACGATCAATACCGTGTCGCCCGGCATTCACCACAACACCGTCCAGCGTCCCGCTGAGCCAGACAAGGTCATCCCCGCCGGCCGGCTCGGGGCCGACGAGGACATCATCGGTGCCGTCCGGTATTTCCTGTCACTGCAGGCGGCGTACGTGACCGGCTCGCACCTCAAGGTCTCCGGCGGGTATGGGGTGTGA
- a CDS encoding enoyl-CoA hydratase, protein MTDGHIHLDIRDHISTVTIDRPGKRNALSTEMRVDLLKMLREADCSDRVRVIIVTGAGGDFCAGGDIHVLRELKNADDEAGFARLLDDGKEIVALLRESTKPTIAMVDGVAAGAGFLIAMACDLRMAGEHAKFGLPFVRLGLGPDWGGTYLLPRLLGTAKALELLYTGEPIDANEAQRIGLVNRIWPAAELTEQTRRLAARLASGPTAVMARYKRAIHATWDASFETTAGIERQLQLENFRGPDCAEGIAAFLEKRAPRFGPLPHRP, encoded by the coding sequence ATGACTGACGGACACATCCACCTCGACATCCGCGATCACATTTCGACTGTGACCATCGATCGCCCCGGAAAGCGCAACGCGCTCTCGACGGAGATGCGCGTGGATCTCCTCAAGATGCTGCGCGAAGCCGATTGCAGCGACCGTGTGCGTGTGATCATCGTGACCGGCGCCGGCGGCGACTTTTGCGCCGGCGGCGACATCCATGTCCTGCGCGAGCTGAAGAACGCCGACGATGAAGCGGGTTTCGCCCGCCTGTTGGACGATGGCAAGGAGATCGTGGCCCTGCTGCGGGAGTCGACCAAACCGACAATCGCCATGGTCGACGGCGTCGCCGCCGGGGCAGGGTTTCTCATCGCGATGGCCTGCGATCTGCGGATGGCCGGCGAGCACGCGAAATTCGGCCTCCCGTTCGTTCGTCTGGGATTGGGGCCCGATTGGGGCGGAACGTACCTGCTGCCGCGACTGCTGGGCACTGCCAAGGCGCTGGAACTGCTGTACACCGGCGAACCGATCGACGCGAACGAGGCGCAGCGGATTGGTCTCGTCAATCGCATCTGGCCGGCGGCTGAATTGACGGAGCAGACGCGCCGCCTGGCCGCGCGCCTCGCATCCGGGCCGACGGCTGTGATGGCGCGCTACAAGAGGGCGATTCACGCCACATGGGATGCCTCCTTTGAGACCACGGCCGGCATCGAACGTCAACTGCAACTGGAGAATTTCCGCGGCCCCGACTGCGCCGAGGGCATCGCCGCCTTTCTTGAGAAACGCGCGCCTCGGTTCGGGCCGTTGCCTCATCGACCATGA
- the cmk gene encoding (d)CMP kinase — MLIHAVHSIISVVDSARIPDVFRGAVITIDGPAGSGKSTTARRLAERIGFDYLDTGAMYRTVTLLVGRRHCDLADRDRLSAVLDEFDSRFVIRQDHDRGVRAYLDEEDVTDLVRTPVVDAQVSAVAALPEVRERLVRWQRRRAAQGNVVLEGRDTGTVVWPDADVKIYLEASLAERASRRSRERGGGEDSEQLQRDMARRDRADSTRAHGPLRKPDDAITVDTSSLTIDEQIHEVYRICHEQLRLNRAR; from the coding sequence TTGCTCATACACGCAGTCCACTCTATTATCAGCGTCGTGGATTCCGCGCGCATTCCCGACGTCTTCCGAGGTGCCGTGATCACGATCGACGGCCCGGCCGGATCGGGGAAGTCGACCACCGCCCGTCGGCTGGCGGAACGTATCGGTTTCGACTATCTCGACACAGGCGCCATGTATCGGACGGTGACACTGCTGGTCGGCCGTCGACATTGCGATCTGGCCGACAGAGATCGGTTGTCGGCCGTGTTGGACGAGTTTGATTCCCGTTTCGTCATCCGGCAGGATCATGATCGGGGCGTTCGCGCCTACCTCGATGAGGAGGACGTCACCGATCTCGTCCGCACTCCGGTGGTCGACGCGCAAGTCTCGGCCGTTGCCGCGCTCCCCGAGGTGCGGGAACGACTGGTCCGGTGGCAGAGACGACGAGCCGCCCAGGGCAACGTCGTGCTGGAAGGCCGGGACACCGGCACGGTCGTATGGCCCGACGCCGACGTGAAGATCTACCTGGAGGCGTCATTGGCAGAACGCGCCTCACGTCGCAGCAGGGAACGCGGCGGTGGGGAGGATTCCGAACAGTTGCAACGTGACATGGCCCGTCGCGACCGTGCCGATTCGACCCGCGCCCACGGTCCGCTGCGCAAACCGGATGACGCGATCACGGTCGACACCTCCTCGCTGACCATCGATGAGCAGATCCACGAGGTCTATCGCATCTGCCACGAGCAATTGCGTTTGAACCGCGCTCGGTAG
- a CDS encoding lysophospholipid acyltransferase family protein, whose amino-acid sequence MRFGYRFWLYLARTIYTVLWWPRLQGREKLPEGAFLICPNHRSWFDPPMVAFLVPREIGFLAKAELFHNPLFGGLIRYLNARPIRRGVIDRTAEQEILRLLASGRPVLVFPEGTRSRTGRMQSPRPGVGRLARIAGLPIVPAYIEGNRRLSLAVFRWRRLTIRTGEPIPAEEVLAFPDDKDGYRALSRLIMQRICALSDDSARDLADAFPSDALVETHGS is encoded by the coding sequence ATGCGTTTCGGTTATCGCTTCTGGCTGTACCTCGCCCGCACGATCTACACAGTGCTCTGGTGGCCGCGCTTGCAAGGGCGCGAGAAGCTGCCCGAGGGCGCCTTCCTGATCTGCCCCAATCATCGATCCTGGTTCGATCCGCCCATGGTGGCGTTCCTGGTGCCCAGAGAGATAGGGTTTCTCGCCAAGGCGGAGTTGTTTCACAATCCGCTCTTCGGAGGTCTCATCCGATACCTCAACGCCCGGCCAATCCGCCGTGGCGTGATCGATCGCACCGCCGAGCAGGAGATCCTTCGTTTGTTGGCATCGGGGCGGCCGGTTCTCGTTTTTCCCGAGGGAACGCGGTCGCGCACCGGCCGAATGCAATCGCCGCGCCCTGGTGTCGGACGACTGGCACGGATTGCCGGCCTGCCGATTGTTCCGGCGTACATCGAGGGGAACCGGCGACTGTCCCTCGCGGTCTTTCGTTGGCGCCGGCTCACGATACGCACCGGCGAGCCCATTCCCGCCGAAGAAGTCCTTGCCTTCCCCGATGACAAGGATGGGTATCGTGCCCTCTCCCGCCTGATCATGCAGAGAATCTGCGCCCTCAGCGATGACTCCGCGCGCGACCTCGCCGATGCCTTTCCAAGCGACGCACTCGTCGAGACCCACGGCTCGTAG
- the rpsA gene encoding 30S ribosomal protein S1, translated as MSTTTKPDDESGKTTGGTRTKKAATTTSRKKKVTEVKTEGLTRTATVRKTKSAKRAQMAAVAPLPPPVVEKEEIYAPDLDDKEFTPEDDQRMAALYEQTIAEIREGEIVKGRVQAVSRDAVIVDVGFKSEGAIPISEFSEPINVKVGDEVDVFLDAVEDQDGQLVLSKSKADFLRVWDRIRAAHEQGVMVDGRIVRRIKGGLVVDLFGVEAFLPGSQVALRQVPDFDSLIGQALPMKIIKLNKTRRNIVVSRRVVLEQERDDLRSRVLGEISTGQIRRGKVKNITDFGVFIDLGGVDGLLHITDMSWGRIRHPSEVVSVGDDIDIKILDFDPKTHRISLGLKQLTAHPWENVEEKYPIGGRVQGRVVSITDYGAFVELERGVEGLVHISEMSWTHHVRHPSKLVQVGDTVDAMVLNVDREHQKISLGIKQLEPDPWSTVELRYPVGTRHEGRVRNLTAFGAFVELEEGIDGLVHISDLSWTRRVQHPSEVMKKGDLVPVIVLNIDAENRKISLGHKQVLEDPWPHYHERFRVSNEMTGKIVRLLERGVVVDIDNEVEGFVPLNQLGKKELEKPEDAFAIGDELKMRVIEFDPTNRRIVLSVEAYYRDKDRGELEGFLAAHPTRTTSMGEAAVVSAPETAREPEAGEPTGTGATPDAEEAQEQRPENDNNRPEGGLSGGLTGV; from the coding sequence GTGTCCACAACCACAAAACCCGATGACGAGTCGGGAAAAACCACCGGCGGCACGCGCACGAAGAAGGCCGCCACCACCACATCCCGCAAGAAGAAGGTCACCGAGGTCAAGACGGAAGGTCTGACCCGCACGGCGACGGTACGCAAGACCAAATCGGCCAAGCGCGCCCAGATGGCCGCGGTCGCTCCACTTCCACCCCCGGTCGTCGAGAAGGAGGAGATCTATGCTCCCGATCTCGATGACAAGGAATTCACCCCCGAGGACGACCAGCGCATGGCGGCGCTCTATGAGCAGACGATCGCCGAGATTCGCGAAGGGGAAATCGTCAAGGGACGCGTCCAGGCCGTCAGCCGCGATGCCGTCATTGTCGACGTCGGCTTCAAGTCCGAAGGCGCCATTCCGATCTCTGAGTTCTCCGAGCCGATCAATGTCAAGGTCGGCGACGAGGTGGATGTCTTCCTTGATGCCGTCGAGGATCAGGACGGGCAACTCGTCCTCTCCAAGAGCAAGGCCGACTTCCTGCGCGTCTGGGATCGGATACGGGCGGCGCATGAACAGGGCGTGATGGTCGATGGGCGCATCGTGCGCCGCATCAAGGGCGGCCTGGTCGTCGACCTGTTCGGCGTCGAGGCGTTTCTCCCCGGATCGCAGGTGGCCCTGCGCCAGGTCCCCGACTTCGATTCGCTGATTGGCCAAGCGTTGCCGATGAAGATCATCAAGCTGAACAAGACGCGCCGCAACATCGTCGTGTCGCGCCGCGTCGTCCTCGAGCAGGAGCGCGACGACTTGCGCAGCCGGGTCTTGGGGGAGATTTCGACCGGACAGATCCGCCGCGGCAAGGTCAAAAACATCACCGACTTCGGCGTGTTCATCGACTTGGGTGGCGTCGACGGTCTCCTGCACATCACCGACATGTCATGGGGACGGATTCGCCATCCCTCCGAGGTGGTCTCGGTGGGGGACGACATCGACATCAAGATCCTCGATTTCGATCCCAAGACGCACCGCATTTCCCTCGGACTCAAGCAACTGACGGCGCATCCCTGGGAGAACGTCGAGGAGAAGTACCCCATTGGCGGCCGCGTGCAGGGTCGGGTCGTCTCGATCACCGACTACGGCGCATTTGTGGAGCTGGAGCGCGGCGTCGAGGGCTTGGTGCACATTTCCGAGATGTCCTGGACGCACCATGTGCGGCATCCTTCCAAGCTGGTGCAGGTCGGCGACACGGTCGACGCGATGGTTCTCAATGTCGACCGCGAGCACCAGAAGATCTCTCTGGGAATCAAACAACTGGAGCCCGATCCCTGGTCGACCGTGGAGTTGCGATATCCGGTCGGCACGCGGCACGAAGGGCGTGTCCGCAATCTGACCGCCTTCGGTGCCTTCGTCGAGCTGGAGGAAGGGATCGACGGGCTGGTGCACATCTCCGATCTATCGTGGACCCGTCGCGTTCAGCATCCATCCGAGGTCATGAAAAAAGGCGATCTGGTTCCCGTAATCGTACTGAACATCGATGCGGAAAACCGCAAGATCTCCCTCGGACACAAACAGGTGCTGGAAGACCCGTGGCCTCACTACCACGAGCGTTTTCGTGTCAGCAACGAGATGACAGGCAAGATCGTCCGGCTGCTCGAACGCGGCGTGGTGGTCGACATCGACAACGAGGTGGAGGGGTTCGTCCCGCTCAACCAGCTCGGCAAGAAGGAGTTGGAGAAGCCCGAGGACGCCTTCGCCATCGGCGATGAGTTGAAGATGCGGGTGATCGAATTCGACCCAACCAACCGCCGGATTGTCTTGTCGGTCGAGGCCTACTACCGCGACAAAGATCGCGGCGAGTTGGAAGGGTTCTTAGCGGCCCATCCGACCCGCACGACCTCGATGGGCGAGGCCGCAGTCGTGAGCGCGCCGGAGACGGCACGCGAGCCCGAGGCGGGGGAGCCAACGGGCACTGGCGCAACGCCGGATGCCGAGGAAGCACAAGAACAGCGCCCGGAGAACGACAACAACCGGCCGGAAGGCGGGCTCTCGGGCGGATTGACGGGCGTGTGA
- a CDS encoding multiheme c-type cytochrome: MMLLAAVAMIIRPGAAHAQECVTCHQKTSPGVVADWTLSKHSANDVGCDVCHGDQHKGADDAALALIPTPQTCATCHQTQVEQYTRGKHAAGWAAMKAMPTTHWLPMALTEGMKGCGGCHKIGLKSDAEIQTLKDEGVRFGVASCDACHTRHAFSVTEARQPQACQTCHMGFDHPQWEMYSASKHGVRYGLKQTGVLSDSIAGPTCQNCHMQEGNHEVRTPWGFLAVRLPLPEDPQWKADQTTILQALGVLDPLGKPTARLDVVKAADVARLTQESFDAERAKLMNACSQCHSENFAKGELAKGDKMIRAADSMLAAAIRIVAGLYQDGTLAKPAHYAYPFPDLLAFHDAPTPIEQRLFVMHLEHRMRAFQGTFHANPDYALWYGWSELVRDLSDIKEMAAQMRTAKK, translated from the coding sequence ATGATGCTGCTGGCGGCAGTCGCCATGATCATCCGGCCCGGCGCGGCTCATGCACAGGAGTGCGTGACATGCCACCAGAAGACCTCCCCCGGAGTCGTCGCCGACTGGACGCTGAGCAAGCACAGCGCCAACGATGTCGGTTGTGACGTTTGCCACGGCGACCAGCACAAGGGTGCCGATGACGCTGCCTTGGCGCTCATCCCGACACCCCAGACCTGCGCCACCTGTCATCAAACCCAGGTCGAGCAATACACGCGCGGCAAGCATGCCGCCGGCTGGGCCGCGATGAAGGCGATGCCGACCACACACTGGTTGCCGATGGCATTGACCGAGGGTATGAAAGGGTGCGGCGGCTGCCACAAGATCGGGTTGAAATCCGACGCCGAAATCCAGACGCTGAAGGACGAGGGGGTTCGCTTCGGTGTGGCCTCATGCGATGCCTGCCACACGCGTCATGCGTTCTCTGTGACCGAGGCGCGTCAACCGCAGGCCTGCCAGACCTGCCACATGGGATTCGACCATCCACAGTGGGAGATGTACTCGGCCTCGAAGCACGGCGTCCGCTACGGGCTCAAGCAGACCGGCGTCCTCTCCGATTCCATCGCCGGTCCCACCTGCCAGAACTGCCACATGCAGGAGGGGAATCATGAGGTCCGCACCCCATGGGGCTTCCTGGCGGTGCGTTTGCCGTTACCCGAAGACCCGCAATGGAAGGCCGATCAGACGACGATCCTGCAGGCCCTCGGTGTCCTCGACCCACTGGGGAAGCCGACCGCACGGCTGGATGTCGTCAAAGCCGCCGATGTCGCCCGACTAACGCAGGAGAGCTTCGACGCCGAGCGCGCCAAGCTGATGAACGCGTGCAGCCAGTGCCATTCCGAGAACTTCGCCAAAGGCGAGCTCGCCAAGGGCGACAAGATGATCCGCGCCGCCGATTCGATGCTCGCGGCAGCCATCCGTATTGTGGCGGGGTTATACCAGGATGGGACTCTCGCGAAACCGGCGCACTACGCCTATCCCTTCCCCGATCTTCTGGCGTTCCACGATGCGCCGACGCCGATCGAGCAGCGGTTGTTCGTGATGCACCTCGAACACCGCATGCGCGCCTTCCAAGGCACGTTCCATGCCAACCCCGACTATGCCCTTTGGTATGGCTGGAGTGAGCTGGTCCGCGACTTGAGCGACATCAAAGAGATGGCCGCGCAGATGCGCACCGCGAAGAAGTGA
- a CDS encoding methylated-DNA--[protein]-cysteine S-methyltransferase, producing the protein MHEPTIGVRDLDSPLGPMIAGATANGVCFLEWHDRSGVERIKERVEKRYRLPLSAGNTNLLDDLERQLAAYFAGTLREFTVPIGVRGTPFERSVWEQLLAIPYGETRSYGQIAAALGKPDAQRAVGRANGANYLSIVIPCHRVIEVNGALRGYGGGLSRKKWLLELESGVSHGNERQLGGCVPLTLVSA; encoded by the coding sequence ATGCACGAACCAACCATCGGCGTTCGTGATCTTGACAGCCCATTGGGACCGATGATCGCCGGGGCGACCGCCAACGGAGTCTGTTTCCTCGAATGGCACGATCGCAGCGGTGTGGAACGAATCAAGGAACGAGTCGAGAAGCGCTACCGGCTGCCGCTGTCGGCGGGCAATACCAATCTCCTTGACGACCTCGAAAGGCAACTCGCCGCCTACTTCGCCGGCACTCTGCGGGAGTTTACGGTGCCGATCGGCGTGCGCGGTACGCCATTTGAGCGGAGTGTTTGGGAGCAACTTCTCGCCATTCCCTATGGTGAGACGCGGAGCTATGGCCAGATCGCCGCCGCCCTCGGCAAACCGGATGCGCAACGTGCGGTCGGCCGCGCCAATGGGGCGAACTACCTGTCGATCGTGATCCCCTGCCACCGGGTCATCGAAGTAAACGGCGCCCTGCGCGGCTACGGCGGCGGGCTGTCACGCAAGAAGTGGCTGCTGGAGCTGGAGAGCGGCGTCTCGCATGGCAACGAGCGCCAACTGGGAGGTTGCGTGCCACTGACCTTGGTCAGTGCGTGA
- a CDS encoding Ada metal-binding domain-containing protein yields the protein MDPLDYQTMAAAMSRNDAAYDGKFYVGVLSTGIYCLPSCRARLPRLKNVRFFATREEAIAAGLRGCKRCRAARYPDVLPDWLPLVLAHMRATRDQRLTESQLMRLTAVHIATVRRYFKTHLHTTPSAFHRRLRLAFARELIESGTDYLNAAYASGYESASGFRDAFARQFGQPPGRYYARTNHRRS from the coding sequence GTGGATCCGCTCGACTACCAGACGATGGCGGCGGCGATGAGCCGGAACGATGCGGCGTACGATGGGAAGTTCTATGTCGGCGTGTTGTCGACCGGGATCTACTGCCTGCCGTCGTGCCGGGCGCGGCTGCCACGGCTGAAAAACGTGCGGTTCTTCGCCACGCGGGAGGAGGCGATTGCCGCCGGTTTGCGCGGGTGTAAACGCTGCCGCGCCGCCCGCTATCCCGATGTGCTTCCGGATTGGCTCCCATTGGTTCTGGCGCATATGCGCGCCACGCGCGATCAGCGGCTGACCGAATCGCAGTTGATGCGCCTGACCGCAGTCCACATCGCCACGGTGCGCCGGTATTTCAAGACCCACTTGCACACAACGCCTTCGGCCTTTCATCGGCGACTGCGATTGGCGTTCGCGCGCGAATTGATCGAGTCGGGAACCGATTATCTGAACGCCGCGTATGCCAGTGGATATGAATCGGCGAGCGGATTCCGCGATGCCTTCGCACGCCAGTTCGGCCAGCCGCCGGGGAGGTATTATGCACGAACCAACCATCGGCGTTCGTGA
- a CDS encoding SLC13 family permease yields the protein MSGRSPQEDTTVGYWRRVGLIGGPVAALAIVLLVEFDPAHPAMARTAAVAALMAVWWMTEALPIPATALVPMALFPLLGVSSGRAVAGQYFNDVVFLFIGGFIMALAMEKWGLFRRFALAIMLVAGASPSRLVLGFMAATAFVSMWVSNTAAAMMMVPIALAVITQLKDSTPPERTGRLSTSLLLGIAYGATIGGIATLIGTPPNLAFSRLFAIAFPRAPEITFARWMLFGVPFAIVLLALTWILLVLVFRTRSGAGAVDASLLRQEYRQLGRMRFEERVVLWLFLLLAFLWVFRQDITLGSWTIPGWAGLFGSPSFLDDGVVAIVLSLLLFIIPARNAPGERLMDWETATRLNWGIVILFGGGFALAAAMEESGLSAWVAQHLQSWQGIPPLLLVAAICVSVTFLTELVSNTACVQIVLPILAPMAVAIGVNPLLLMVPATVAASCGFMLPVGTPPNAIVFGTGEIKMRDMLRVGIVLDLLSVLLVTIFMYLIGLPAFGIGSVGAPPWATGS from the coding sequence GTGAGCGGTCGCTCCCCACAGGAGGACACCACCGTCGGCTATTGGCGGCGTGTCGGATTGATCGGTGGCCCGGTGGCGGCGCTCGCCATCGTACTCCTTGTCGAATTCGATCCGGCCCACCCGGCGATGGCGCGGACCGCAGCCGTGGCGGCGCTCATGGCGGTCTGGTGGATGACCGAAGCGCTGCCGATTCCCGCCACCGCGCTGGTGCCGATGGCGCTGTTTCCGCTTTTGGGCGTGTCGTCCGGACGTGCGGTCGCCGGCCAGTACTTCAACGACGTTGTCTTTCTGTTCATCGGCGGCTTCATCATGGCGCTGGCGATGGAGAAGTGGGGGCTGTTCCGTCGTTTCGCGCTGGCGATCATGCTCGTGGCGGGAGCGAGCCCGTCGCGTCTGGTCTTGGGGTTCATGGCGGCCACTGCGTTCGTCTCCATGTGGGTGTCGAACACCGCCGCCGCGATGATGATGGTGCCGATCGCGCTGGCAGTGATCACGCAGTTGAAAGACAGTACGCCGCCGGAAAGGACAGGGCGTCTGTCGACCTCGCTGCTGCTGGGAATCGCTTATGGGGCGACGATCGGGGGGATCGCCACATTGATCGGCACGCCGCCCAATCTTGCGTTCAGCCGCCTCTTTGCCATCGCGTTTCCGCGTGCGCCGGAGATCACCTTTGCCCGCTGGATGCTGTTCGGGGTGCCGTTCGCAATCGTCCTTTTGGCTCTGACTTGGATACTGCTCGTGCTCGTGTTCCGAACGCGGTCCGGGGCCGGCGCAGTCGATGCGTCACTGCTGCGACAGGAATACCGGCAACTGGGCCGGATGCGGTTCGAAGAACGCGTCGTCTTGTGGTTGTTTCTCCTGCTGGCGTTCCTGTGGGTCTTCCGTCAGGACATTACGCTGGGGTCCTGGACGATCCCCGGCTGGGCGGGGCTCTTTGGATCGCCGTCATTCCTGGATGATGGCGTGGTGGCCATCGTCCTCTCCCTTCTGCTGTTCATCATTCCCGCGCGGAATGCGCCCGGTGAACGTCTGATGGACTGGGAGACCGCGACCCGGCTCAACTGGGGGATCGTGATCCTGTTCGGCGGGGGATTCGCCCTCGCGGCGGCGATGGAGGAGTCGGGACTTTCGGCATGGGTGGCACAACATCTGCAATCGTGGCAGGGAATCCCTCCACTTCTTCTCGTGGCGGCGATCTGCGTCTCCGTCACGTTTCTGACGGAACTGGTGTCCAACACCGCCTGCGTTCAAATCGTGTTGCCGATCCTCGCGCCGATGGCGGTCGCTATCGGCGTCAATCCCCTGCTGTTGATGGTCCCGGCCACGGTGGCGGCCTCGTGCGGCTTCATGCTGCCGGTCGGTACCCCACCCAACGCGATCGTCTTCGGGACCGGCGAGATCAAGATGCGTGACATGCTTCGCGTGGGGATCGTCCTTGATCTTCTCTCCGTTCTGTTGGTCACGATCTTCATGTACCTGATCGGCCTGCCGGCGTTCGGGATCGGCTCAGTCGGAGCGCCTCCGTGGGCGACGGGGTCGTAA
- a CDS encoding Yip1 family protein, translating to MSIVSRVTNIALRPKEEWPVIAAETTTTAGLYTGFIVPLLLIGPLCSFLSALVFGQRIPFTGVAVRPAAGTLIAMLVVSFVLGLIAIALTAFIVQKLAPTFQSQGTFTQSLQLVAYSEAPFWVSGVLYLIPFLGVLTIFVALYGLYLAYLGLPVMMKTPADKVIPYLVVVIVVTVILWFLVAAVSGAIIGASLMVSSIS from the coding sequence ATGAGCATCGTTAGCCGGGTTACGAATATCGCGTTGCGGCCCAAGGAGGAGTGGCCGGTCATCGCCGCCGAAACCACGACCACGGCGGGACTCTACACCGGGTTCATTGTTCCGCTCTTGCTGATCGGACCGCTCTGTTCCTTCCTGAGTGCATTGGTGTTCGGTCAGCGCATTCCCTTCACCGGCGTCGCCGTCCGTCCCGCGGCCGGCACGCTTATCGCGATGTTGGTCGTCTCTTTCGTCCTCGGACTGATCGCGATCGCCCTCACCGCCTTCATCGTGCAGAAGCTGGCGCCGACATTCCAGTCACAGGGCACCTTTACGCAGTCGCTGCAACTGGTCGCCTATTCCGAGGCGCCCTTCTGGGTGTCCGGCGTGCTGTATTTGATACCCTTCTTGGGTGTTCTGACGATCTTCGTTGCCCTGTATGGGCTCTACCTGGCCTATCTCGGCCTGCCGGTCATGATGAAGACGCCGGCGGATAAGGTGATCCCCTACCTTGTCGTCGTGATCGTCGTGACCGTCATACTCTGGTTCCTTGTCGCCGCCGTCTCGGGGGCGATCATCGGCGCCAGTCTGATGGTCAGCAGCATATCGTAG
- a CDS encoding antibiotic biosynthesis monooxygenase, translating into MMNRMTVPPEFREKFEHAFATRAKAVDRRPGFIRAEILRPTSGDEYIVMTHWESEAAFEGWTKSPEYAEGHRRVDEFRDGDGRMALTSKVEKYEVFAG; encoded by the coding sequence ATGATGAATCGAATGACCGTTCCACCCGAATTCCGCGAGAAGTTCGAGCATGCGTTTGCAACACGCGCGAAGGCCGTCGATCGCCGGCCGGGCTTCATCCGGGCCGAAATCCTGCGCCCCACGTCGGGTGATGAGTACATCGTGATGACCCATTGGGAGTCCGAGGCAGCCTTTGAGGGATGGACCAAGAGCCCGGAGTACGCGGAGGGTCACCGTCGGGTCGACGAGTTCCGCGACGGCGACGGCCGGATGGCGCTGACATCCAAGGTCGAGAAGTATGAAGTCTTCGCCGGTTGA